A genome region from Candidatus Zixiibacteriota bacterium includes the following:
- the speE gene encoding polyamine aminopropyltransferase produces MSSTKKRGKGAEPYIEESSMTDLWDLWMTELHQGKSGLTVKVNGLVETYQSKFQRIDILDTADFGKMLVLYGSMMVADRDLTSYNEMITHVPLFTHPRPNNVLIIGGGDCGALTNVVKHPEVKKVTICEIDRMVVEVCKRHFPHLTAGTKDRRAKLVFRDGKDFIAKGKERFDVIMLDLSDPVGPAADLFQKKFHQQVYNRLNSDGILVAQSESPYFNPETVKQMYRNLRDIFPIVKMYTAHVPIYPSAYWSFAFCSKRYHPIDDFDAERYKRLKLKNNYYNADVHLGAFCLPEYVKRLIGEQ; encoded by the coding sequence TTGTCATCGACTAAAAAGAGAGGCAAAGGCGCCGAACCCTATATTGAAGAGTCGTCGATGACCGACCTCTGGGACCTCTGGATGACCGAGCTGCACCAGGGGAAAAGCGGTTTGACGGTGAAAGTCAACGGACTGGTAGAAACGTACCAGTCCAAATTTCAGCGCATAGATATTCTGGACACCGCTGATTTCGGGAAGATGCTGGTGCTATACGGCTCGATGATGGTGGCGGACAGGGACCTGACGTCATATAACGAGATGATAACGCATGTGCCGCTTTTCACCCATCCTCGGCCCAATAACGTGCTGATAATTGGCGGCGGCGATTGCGGGGCGCTCACTAACGTGGTGAAACATCCGGAAGTCAAGAAAGTGACGATCTGCGAAATCGACCGGATGGTGGTGGAGGTCTGCAAACGCCATTTTCCTCATCTTACCGCCGGCACGAAAGACCGTCGGGCAAAGCTGGTCTTCCGGGACGGGAAAGATTTCATCGCTAAAGGGAAAGAGAGATTTGATGTAATAATGCTTGACCTGTCCGACCCGGTGGGACCGGCGGCGGACCTGTTCCAGAAGAAATTCCATCAGCAGGTTTATAATCGATTGAACAGCGATGGGATTCTGGTGGCGCAGTCGGAATCGCCATATTTTAATCCGGAGACGGTCAAGCAGATGTATAGAAATCTGCGGGATATCTTTCCGATCGTGAAAATGTACACGGCGCACGTGCCGATATACCCGTCGGCGTACTGGTCGTTTGCTTTCTGCTCCAAGAGATATCATCCGATTGATGATTTTGACGCCGAGCGATACAAGCGGCTGAAGTTGAAGAACAATTACTACAACGCTGATGTGCATCTGGGGGCATTCTGCCTGCCGGAGTATGTGAAGAGGCTGATTGGGGAGCAATAA
- a CDS encoding type III PLP-dependent enzyme, giving the protein MIKAIDVLNPSASTEILTSEYERASRILGQSEIRTPFLLLERSKIRQNLERLSHSLPRVAIHYAIKSNNHPAVLEEVARAGHRFDISSYQELLLAVESGGHAREQIHSHPIKSPHEIIDAINAGVEIFVVDNPDEIDKFIPYVGKVRLMIRFKVENNDAVVNLSYKFGCLPSEVVGLAERIRTRGLDYYGLAFHVGSQCLSNDVYLKAIDIAADLIEELKGRGLETGILDIGGGFPVPYTEEVPLIEEFCKPIHARLEEKIPHSIRLVCEPGRFISATAVTLVASVIGKSVRSGRRWYFLDDGLYGSFSGRLYDHCKYQILTNRNTTWKRSVLAGPTCDSFDVVYRDIILPPLEIGDLLIFPAMGAYCAVSASSFNCLRKAEYLVID; this is encoded by the coding sequence ATGATTAAAGCAATCGATGTTCTCAATCCCAGCGCCAGCACGGAAATTTTGACTTCCGAATATGAGCGGGCAAGCCGGATTCTCGGTCAATCCGAGATTCGTACCCCCTTCCTTTTGCTGGAGCGCTCTAAAATCCGTCAGAATCTTGAGCGGCTTTCTCATTCTCTGCCCCGGGTTGCTATTCATTATGCAATCAAGTCCAACAATCACCCGGCGGTCCTGGAAGAGGTGGCCCGTGCCGGGCACCGGTTTGATATTTCCTCCTACCAGGAATTGCTTTTGGCGGTGGAATCCGGCGGTCATGCCCGGGAGCAGATACATTCCCATCCTATCAAATCGCCGCACGAGATAATCGACGCCATCAATGCCGGCGTGGAAATCTTTGTGGTCGATAACCCTGACGAAATCGATAAGTTTATCCCGTATGTCGGCAAAGTCCGCCTGATGATTCGGTTCAAGGTGGAAAACAATGATGCCGTCGTAAACCTTTCCTACAAGTTCGGCTGCCTTCCTTCGGAAGTTGTCGGTCTGGCTGAAAGAATCAGAACGCGAGGACTTGACTATTATGGGCTGGCTTTTCATGTCGGAAGCCAGTGCCTGTCTAATGATGTCTATCTCAAAGCCATCGATATTGCGGCTGACCTTATTGAGGAACTGAAAGGGCGCGGTCTGGAGACCGGCATTCTTGATATCGGGGGCGGATTTCCGGTGCCGTATACCGAGGAAGTTCCCCTAATTGAGGAGTTCTGCAAGCCGATTCATGCCCGCCTGGAGGAGAAAATTCCTCATAGTATCAGGCTGGTTTGCGAGCCGGGACGGTTTATTTCGGCGACAGCGGTGACGCTGGTGGCATCAGTGATTGGCAAATCGGTCCGCTCCGGGCGGCGCTGGTATTTCCTTGATGATGGCCTTTACGGCTCCTTTTCGGGGCGTTTATATGACCATTGTAAATACCAGATTTTGACCAACCGCAATACCACCTGGAAGCGCTCGGTGCTTGCCGGTCCGACCTGCGATTCCTTCGATGTTGTCTATCGCGACATTATCCTCCCCCCGCTGGAAATCGGCGACCTTTTGATATTCCCGGCGATGGGGGCTTACTGCGCGGTCTCGGCGTCGTCGTTCAACTGCTTGCGAAAGGCGGAATACCTTGTCATCGACTAA
- a CDS encoding XRE family transcriptional regulator, with the protein MRLEIGEKIKALRLASELTQSELAARARLTKGFISQVERDQTSISLDSLLDILEALGVTITEFFGNIGQSRVVFSPKERVVVTDRGVSKFEILIPGSTNNLMDPIMIGLTPGEELPTEGPHAGEEFGYVLSGVLTLVLGKKVHKVPPRHCFYFEAEQAHQFVNRGKIGTNFLWVTSPPQM; encoded by the coding sequence ATGAGACTGGAGATAGGAGAAAAGATTAAAGCCCTGCGACTGGCGTCGGAATTGACACAATCCGAGTTGGCCGCCCGGGCCCGACTGACCAAGGGGTTTATCTCACAGGTGGAGCGTGACCAGACCTCGATCTCACTTGATTCGCTTCTGGATATTCTGGAAGCGCTGGGGGTCACCATAACCGAGTTTTTTGGCAATATCGGTCAGTCACGAGTGGTCTTTTCTCCCAAGGAGCGAGTGGTGGTAACAGACAGGGGAGTTTCCAAGTTTGAAATACTTATACCGGGAAGCACCAATAATCTGATGGATCCGATTATGATTGGGCTCACCCCGGGCGAGGAGCTCCCGACCGAGGGTCCCCATGCCGGTGAGGAATTTGGGTATGTCCTTTCCGGGGTATTGACTCTGGTGCTGGGGAAAAAGGTGCACAAGGTGCCCCCGCGGCACTGCTTTTATTTTGAAGCCGAGCAGGCTCATCAGTTCGTTAACCGAGGCAAAATAGGAACTAATTTCCTATGGGTAACATCACCGCCTCAAATGTAA
- the speD gene encoding adenosylmethionine decarboxylase, with translation MKILGRHLLAELSDCNAAILNHQEELQRIMLEAARHSGATVVDSVFHHYNPQGLSGIVVIAESHISIHTWPEYGYAAVDCFTCGSSVNPWKALEYLKEKLGSRAVQVKDLNRGIPSASDEVIAHKANAEPTAPSKQLTH, from the coding sequence GTGAAAATACTTGGACGTCATCTGCTGGCGGAGCTGTCCGATTGCAATGCCGCCATCCTGAACCATCAGGAGGAACTTCAGCGGATAATGCTGGAGGCGGCGCGTCATTCGGGCGCTACGGTCGTGGATTCGGTATTTCATCATTATAATCCCCAGGGTTTATCCGGCATTGTGGTCATCGCCGAGTCGCATATCTCGATTCATACCTGGCCGGAATATGGTTACGCCGCGGTCGATTGTTTCACCTGCGGCTCCAGCGTGAACCCCTGGAAGGCGCTGGAATACTTGAAAGAGAAGCTGGGAAGCCGCGCGGTACAGGTAAAAGACCTCAACCGCGGGATTCCGTCGGCTTCTGATGAGGTAATTGCCCACAAGGCTAACGCGGAGCCGACCGCTCCGTCCAAGCAATTAACCCATTAA